One Halichondria panicea chromosome 3, odHalPani1.1, whole genome shotgun sequence genomic region harbors:
- the LOC135333408 gene encoding dynamin-binding protein-like isoform X2, with translation MESMMASKQIPCARAVHSFESQAEHELGFAAGESIMLLRRIDENWLEGKLDSKVGIFPANYVKIELGSPSVSHESDLARSGKPYAIARFPFAGDRPGDLSFGQGDLVELVEVVGSGWLRGRIRDTEGIFPGSFVKVIKETEEDHPLVNGVNGVDGPMEVTKQPHPLLRTTVSAPSVQSEVSPLYEEVGDLHPTPSRSAPAPPNSLPAQKQDKYMTLPKPKPRKALTRHVSMSDNNQKLRNLESDLQIEHKLLESAQNLLRINHSQLKMEKLEITVVTHQNNIDTLTSKINAIRQRESVPQCSPVVPPPLPPPRPAPPTSAQQQQRSKVINELVHTERDFHHQVQLCVDKVIPSLQMVSEINSELLFGNLDEVASLSKDLLSALEEGKPLVGGVFVTFAPRLRDTYGMYCRNHDVAASILEKYMESPVLADKIRHCMDELRDQIQAWDLQSFLIKPVQRILKYPLLVDKLVESTEEKHADRKAIQNARDVIVKMAQDINEIKRRKDIVERYTGPKDERRGTLSKHSIQKKVRRMQQAFTQLTGLRSKTIDTKFDEIESKVLSLETELRTVLKDISTWIEELQHICDSRECSKDGMTLYNSDVSSLTNYETILTELRQALKSHSQYVKDFVMAPLDSLLSLFPDPLHLIHKRKDKLLDYDHTQYAYEHAEEPDKIKQLREQSLLAKRNYEALNQQLLEELPNFLDISVNMLQHQLTVLVQAQYLFHTDVSKLLYPFCEVIEGSTEIHTKHATEIAYISHKLTQLSLVPASLAMNFTTKTNVPKRSSEGSLSEGSSPMSPLDHPLMVSSPPSEGVFSLEENLAEEGEEDEDLPEGSELEVLYDFDAQDSAELSLTRGEVVVLRCPHDRIGCEEWWLVESGVGHRGYVPATYLEKRTPNII, from the exons ATGGAATCAATGATGGCAAGCAAGCAGATCCCTTGTGCACGTGCAGTACATAGCTTCGAGAGCCAGGCAGAGCACGAGCTAGGGTTTGCTGCTGGAGAGTCCATCATGCTACTCAGGCGAATTGATGAGAATTGGCTTGAGGGGAAGCTGGACAGCAAAGTGGGCATCTTCCCGGCCAACTACGTCAAGATAGAGCTAGGGAGTCCATCAG TATCGCATGAGAGTGATTTGGCACGATCAGGGAAGCCGTATGCGATTGCTAGGTTTCCCTTTGCCGGTGATCGTCCTGGCGACCTGTCGTTCGGACAAGGTGACCTTGTGGAgttggtggaggtggtggggAGTGGGTGGTTGAGGGGGCGGATACGTGACACGGAGGGAATATTCCCGG GGTCATTTGTGAAGGTGATTAAGGAGACGGAAGAGGACCACCCTCTCGTTAATGGAGTCAACGGGGTCGACGGTCCAATGGAGGTTACTAAgcaaccacacccactgttgCGTACAACTGTATCAGCACCCTCCGTCCAATCAGAAGTTAGCCCACTCTACGAGGAGGTGGGGGACTtgcaccccaccccctcacgcTCTGCACCAGCCCCACCCAACTCACTACCAGCACAGAAACAAGACAAG TACATGACATTGCCTAAACCCAAACCAAGGAAGGCTCTCACTAGACACGTCTCCATGTCAGATAACAACCAGAAGCTCAGGAATCTGGAGTCAGATCTGCAG attgaGCACAAGCTGCTGGAGAGTGCTCAGAACCTCCTCCGCATCAACCACTCACAACTCAAGATGGAGAAACTAGAAATAACGGTCGTCACACACCAGAACAACATCGACACACTTACCTCAAAAATCAATGCCATCAGAC AACGTGAGAGTGTCCCTCAGTGTTCCCCTGTTGTTCCCCCGCCACTCCCCCCTCCACGACCTGCCCCACCCACCTCTGCACAGCAGCAgcagaggtcaaaggttatCAACGAGCTGGTACACACGGAGCGAGACTTCCACCATCAAGTTCAACTTTGCGTGGATAAAGTGATACCCTCCCTGCAAATG GTGTCTGAGATCAACAGTGAGCTGCTGTTTGGCAACTTGGATGAGGTGGCCTCGTTATCAAAGGACCTCCTCTCAGCTCTGGAGGAGGGGAAACCACTGGTGGGCGGAGTCTTTGTGACCTTTGCACCCCGACTACGAGATACCTATGGAATGTACTGTCGTAATCACGATGTAGCAGCTTCTATTCTGGAGAAG tacatgGAAAGCCCTGTCCTCGCTGACAAGATAAGACACTGTATGGACGAGCTAAG ggACCAGATCCAGGCGTGGGATCTCCAGTCGTTCCTGATCAAGCCAGTCCAGAGGATACTCAAATATCCTCTCCTGGTGGACAAGTTGGTTGAGTCCACGGAGGAGAAGCACGCTGACAGAAAGGCCATACAGAATGCTCGTGATGTCATCGTCAAGATGGCTCAGGACATCAACGAGATTAAGAGGAGGAAAGATATCG TTGAGCGTTACACTGGCCCCAAGGACGAGAGAAGAGGAACACTCTCAAAACACTCTATCCAGAAAAAAGTACGGAGAATGCAGCAAGCCTTCACACAGCTCACTGGactgaggtcaaag ACCATCGATACAAAGTTTGACGAGATTGAGAGTAAAGTGTTGTCATTGGAGACAGAGCTGAGAACAGTACTCAAAGATATTAGTACATGGATCGAGGAGTTACAG CATATCTGTGATAGTCGAGAATGCTCTAAAGATGGGATGACACTTTACAATAGTGACGTGTCGAGTCTAACCAATTATGAGACCATTCTGACCGAGCTACGGCAGGCCCTCAAGTCACAT TCGCAGTATGTCAAGGATTTTGTGATGGCTCCGCTGGACAGTCTCCTGTCTCTCTTCCCAGACCCCCTTCACTTGATACACAAACGCAAGGACAAGCTATTGGActatgaccacacccagtacgCGTACGAGCACGCTGAAGAGCCAGACAAAATAAAACAACTCAGAGAGCAATCGCTCCTAGCAAAGAGAAATTACGAAGCACTGAACCAACAGCTTTTGGAGGAGCTGCCAAACTTTTTGGACATTTCGGTTAACATGTTACAACATCAGCTGACAGTATTGGTACAAGCACAATACCTGTTTCATACGGACGTCTCGAAGCTTCTCTATCCGTTTTGTGAGGTGATTGAAGGCAGTACAGAGATCCACACCAAACATGCCACTGAGATAGCCTATATATCTCATAAGCTCACACAATTGTCGCTAGTCCCTGCATCATTAGCGATGAACTTTACCACCAAAACAAATGTTCCAAAGAGGTCATCCGAGGGTTCACTGAGCGAGGGGTCGTCCCCAATGTCCCCCCTGGACCACCCCCTGATGGTCAGCTCCCCCCCTTCTGAGGGAGTGTTCTCCCTGGAGGAGAATCTGGCAGAGGAGGGCGAGGAGGACGAG GACCTCCCTGAGGGCTCTGAGTTGGAGGTCCTCTACGACTTTGATGCTCAAGATTCTGCCGAGCTCAGTTTGACGCGTGGAGAGGTGGTGGTCCTGCGTTGCCCTCACGACCGTATCGGGTGTGAGGAGTGGTGGTTGGTGGAGAGTGGGGTGGGGCACAGAGGTTACGTACCTGCAACATACCTCGAAAAACGAACACCAAATATTATATAA
- the LOC135333447 gene encoding ephrin type-A receptor 4-A-like, with the protein MDFLVLTLVLTLSLWGPPAVRGACVDDDETAFFDDECRTSDRFSADHVLPPDWGLLLDSYDFSGLVGTTTVEQWRTLDVDGISTSVPQGIWSENGGICQHGLRICSTMLPSQNQQNNWIFSDYIRFPSVPNVDDVQEVFFDMSFRFTQCVTPCVNSYATVYRYDVNAPVSADQRVAPSNYQLLGGIADSRLNQATSPTNNANSVWSIPRPATNGFYLAFRDEGNCGTISRVYVYYRRSPGYTGTLVTCPSVPFPIQGSTSTTQGTCCCGLNAENKSTLDRICSADGSCVDPATDVCGCSPGFEFINGVCQACPAGMFQPDISITSSCVACPANSAALLPASGVCDCTGATVRNPAMPRNPCAEPPSSPLLTVEPVVDGTFVTVCWGSALNTGGLDDLHYNVYVHQVGMDGAMYNKVNDNPITGSGELCHEISGLNSMSSYAVVVTSANGATGDPPTLDQQLSSVQGQFVAYFVDTGEPGLRKGDAIALTFFMTLIFVALITAAIAITVMWFVCVKRNATMATSPKTNGDHSMSDYKVGNTAKVETTPSTRPSRPPRPPTRPKV; encoded by the exons ATGGATTTCCTTGTTCTAACTCTCGTCCTGACCCTCTCCCTGTGGGGCCCCCCTGCTGTGAGGGGCGCGTGTGTGGACGATGATGAGACTGCCTTCTTTGATGATGAGTGTAGAACTAGCGATCGTTTCTCTGCTGACCATGTCCTGCCACCAGACTGGGGGCTACTGTTGGACTCTTATGACTTCAGTGGCCTTGTGGGAACCACCACTGTCGAGCAATGGAGAACACTGGATGTAGATGGAATAAGCACATCAGTACCTCAAGGAATA TGGAGTGAGAATGGAGGTATCTGTCAGCACGGCTTGAGGATATGCAGTACCATGCTACCTAGTCAGAACCAACAGAATAACTGGATTTTCTCGGACTACATTCGATTCCCGAGCGTGCCCAACGTGGACGATGTGCAGGAAGTTTTTTTTGACATGTCATTTCGGTTTACTCAATGCGTCACGCCCTGTGTCAACAGCTACGCCACCGTGTACCGATATGACGTGAACGCCCCCGTATCAGCTGACCAGAGAGTGGCTCCCTCAAATTACCAACTACTGGGTGGAATTGCAGATTCCAGACTCAATCAAGCAACCAGTCCGACCAATAATGCGAACTCGGTATGGTCTATTCCAAGGCCGGCTACAAACGGGTTTTACCTTGCCTTCAGAGATGAGGGTAACTGCGGCACTATCAGCAGAGTGTATGTGTACTACCGTCGATCGCCTGGCTACACTGGGACGTTGGTCACCTGTCCCTCAGTCCCTTTCCCAATCCAGGGCTCTACCAGCACCACACAAGGCACATGTTGCTGTGGACTGAATGCTGAGAATAAGAGCACTCTTGACAGAATATGCTCTGCTGATGGTTCTTGTGTGGACCCAGCTACTGACGTGTGTGGGTGCTCTCCTGGCTTTGAGTTCATTAATGGCGTCTGTCAAG CTTGCCCTGCTGGTATGTTCCAGCCTGACATCTCCATCACCTCCTCGTGTGTGGCGTGCCCTGCTAACAGTGCAGCCTTGCTACCAGCCAGCGGTGTCTGCGACTGCACTGGAGCTACCGTACGCAACCCAGCCATGCCAAGGAATCCTTGTGCCG agcccccctcctcccccttGCTCACTGTGGAGCCAGTGGTTGACGGCACTTTTGTCACAGTGTGCTGGGGGTCTGCCCTCAACACTGGGGGTCTGGACGACCTTCACTACAACGTGTACGTGCATCAAGTTGGAATGGATGGAGCAATGTACAACAAAGTCAATGACAACCCTATCACAGGATCTGGGGAACTATGTCATGAGATTTCCGGACTCAATTCGATGTCTAGCTATGCTGTCGTGGTGACATCAGCCAATGGAGCGACAGGTGACCCGCCCACGTTGGATCAGCAGCTCTCCTCCGTACAAGGACAGTTTGTGGCGTATTTTGTGGACACGGGAGagccag GTCTTCGGAAGGGTGATGCCATAGCATTGACCTTCTTCATGACCCTCATCTTTGTGGCTCTAATAACAGCTGCCATCGCAATCACTGTCATGTGGTTCGTCTGCGTCAAGAGGAACGCTACCATGGCAACCTCCCCAAAGACCAACGGAGATCATTCAATGAGTGATTATAAAGTAGGCAATACGGCTAAGGTTGAGACCACACCCTCGACACGCCCCTCCCGTCCACCAAGACCCCCCACCAGGCCAAAAGTGTGA
- the LOC135333457 gene encoding crystallin J1C-like, whose translation MYFPCPELKPGSQINSLKSASKQAEMSKAKLQQLSPVQQRKAAAILGALVADSATSPLHWIYDQEEVKRITSTGTIAFVPEPHCPYYHIPTGTNSAYGAQVFVTLREVATNKGVFEAGRLADALYKECGPGTIYEKVRQESGQPKKGPWTNHNLKIFIANREEGRKPEADPTSQDPDGLCKAIVVIASLSGTASVLDKVGECVGTTQSNEAATNYARSGGALLDSIIQTGEIDFEAAKKAASPNVLAALEEGLAAKGKPHQVAAKEFGLACGFPASFKGMIQGIASATSFPQAVKDGILAGGDNCSRNTFIGACVAAKYGLESFPDEWLKKYDFTDQVIDWICTVVKA comes from the exons ATGTACTTCCCGTGTCCAGAGCTAAAGCCAGGGTCGCAAATTAATTCTCTAAAATCAGCAAGCAAGCAAGCAGAAATGTCAAAAGCGAAGCTGCAACAACTGAGCCCTGTTCAGCAGAGGAAGGCTGCTGCCATCTTGGGAGCTCTAGTAGCAGACTCTGCAA CTTCCCCCCTGCACTGGATCTACGACCAGGAAGAGGTCAAGAGGATCACGTCCACAGGAACGATTGCATTTGTCCCGGAACCTCACTGCCCTTACTACCACATCCCCACGGGTACCAACAGTGCATACGGTGCTCAAGTATTCGTAACCCTCAGAGAGGTGGCTACCAACAAAG GTGTCTTCGAGGCTGGCAGACTTGCAGATGCCCTCTATAAGGAGTGCGGACCTGGCACAATTTACGAGAAGGTTCGACAAGAAAGTGGACAGCCAAAGAAAGGACCGTGGACCAACCATAACCTCAAGATCTTCATAGCCAACAGAGAGGAAGGCAGAAAGCCGGAGGCTGACCCAACAAGCCAGGACCCCGATGGACTGTGCAAGGCTATCGTGGTGATTGCTTCGCTCAGCGGTACGGCTTCAGTCCTGGACAAGGTTGGAGAGTGCGTTGGAACCACACAG TCGAATGAAGCAGCTACTAACTATGCTAGGAGCGGTGGAGCTCTGTTAGACTCTATAATACAGACTGGAGAGATTGATTTCGAAGCAGCCAAGAAAGCCGCCTCACCTAACGTGTTGGCTGCCCTGGAGGAGGGGCTTGCTGCTAAGGGAAAACCCCACCAGGTGGCAGCCAAGGAGTTTGGTTTAGCTTGTG GATTCCCTGCCTCGTTCAAGGGCATGATCCAGGGCATTGCCTCGGCAACCAGTTTCCCTCAGGCAGTCAAAGACGGTATCCTAGCCGGAGGAGACAActgcagcagaaacaccttcATTGGAGCTTGTGTTGCCGCAAA GTACGGGCTGGAGTCCTTCCCTGATGAGTGGCTCAAGAAGTACGACTTCACAGATCAAGTCATTGATTGGATCTGCACGGTTGTCAAGGCCTGA
- the LOC135333468 gene encoding valacyclovir hydrolase-like: protein MEDITRGKLTVNGVQLHYAHRGDGPHTLLCISGALVLAEFSCKPQFEYFGRKGSGFKIVTFDLRGYGNSRPAERHNAATFHSADAKDAHALMQALGFETYSVLGWCHGGSVAMVLAVMFPKAVEKLILIASQSFLSQEDIDNFEKTRLVSTWPPHLKEIMAQFYSDELFQELWTKLLDIFAEIRAKYDGNICREKLSQIGCPTLILHGARDPMVSPSHAQYLKDGIAGSRLVVMEEGKHWLQGKH from the coding sequence ATGGAGGACATCACAAGAGGCAAGCTCACTGTGAATGGTGTGCAGCTCCACTATGCCCACAGGGGGGACGGCCCCCACACACTGCTCTGTATCTCAGGGGCCCTGGTCTTGGCTGAATTCTCCTGCAAACCACAATTCGAGTATTTCGGAAGGAAAGGAAGTGGTTTCAAAATTGTAACGTTTGATCTACGAGGATATGGAAACTCGCGACCTGCAGAGAGGCACAATGCAGCCACTTTCCACAGTGCTGATGCAAAGGATGCACACGCTCTCATGCAAGCTTTGGGCTTTGAGACCTACTCTGTATTGGGCTGGTGTCACGGTGGGTCAGTGGCGATGGTGTTGGCTGTAATGTTTCCAAAAGCAGTGGAGAAACTAATCTTGATTGCGAGCCAGTCCTTTCTCTCTCAAGAGGACATCGATAATTTCGAGAAGACACGACTTGTTTCTACATGGCCTCCACACCTTAAAGAAATCATGGCACAGTTTTATAGCGATGAACTATTCCAAGAATTGTGGACAAAACTACTGGACATTTTTGCTGAGATTCGAGCAAAATACGATGGTAATATTTGCAGGGAGAAGCTGAGCCAGATAGGCTGCCCCACGCTGATACTGCACGGTGCCAGGGATCCAATGGTGTCTCCctcacatgctcagtacttgaAGGATGGTATAGCAGGTAGTCGACTGGTAGTCATGGAGGAAGGGAAGCACTGGCTACAGGGAAAACACTAA
- the LOC135333408 gene encoding dynamin-binding protein-like isoform X1, whose product MESMMASKQIPCARAVHSFESQAEHELGFAAGESIMLLRRIDENWLEGKLDSKVGIFPANYVKIELGSPSVSHESDLARSGKPYAIARFPFAGDRPGDLSFGQGDLVELVEVVGSGWLRGRIRDTEGIFPGSFVKVIKETEEDHPLVNGVNGVDGPMEVTKQPHPLLRTTVSAPSVQSEVSPLYEEVGDLHPTPSRSAPAPPNSLPAQKQDKYMTLPKPKPRKALTRHVSMSDNNQKLRNLESDLQIEHKLLESAQNLLRINHSQLKMEKLEITVVTHQNNIDTLTSKINAIRLERESVPQCSPVVPPPLPPPRPAPPTSAQQQQRSKVINELVHTERDFHHQVQLCVDKVIPSLQMVSEINSELLFGNLDEVASLSKDLLSALEEGKPLVGGVFVTFAPRLRDTYGMYCRNHDVAASILEKYMESPVLADKIRHCMDELRDQIQAWDLQSFLIKPVQRILKYPLLVDKLVESTEEKHADRKAIQNARDVIVKMAQDINEIKRRKDIVERYTGPKDERRGTLSKHSIQKKVRRMQQAFTQLTGLRSKTIDTKFDEIESKVLSLETELRTVLKDISTWIEELQHICDSRECSKDGMTLYNSDVSSLTNYETILTELRQALKSHSQYVKDFVMAPLDSLLSLFPDPLHLIHKRKDKLLDYDHTQYAYEHAEEPDKIKQLREQSLLAKRNYEALNQQLLEELPNFLDISVNMLQHQLTVLVQAQYLFHTDVSKLLYPFCEVIEGSTEIHTKHATEIAYISHKLTQLSLVPASLAMNFTTKTNVPKRSSEGSLSEGSSPMSPLDHPLMVSSPPSEGVFSLEENLAEEGEEDEDLPEGSELEVLYDFDAQDSAELSLTRGEVVVLRCPHDRIGCEEWWLVESGVGHRGYVPATYLEKRTPNII is encoded by the exons ATGGAATCAATGATGGCAAGCAAGCAGATCCCTTGTGCACGTGCAGTACATAGCTTCGAGAGCCAGGCAGAGCACGAGCTAGGGTTTGCTGCTGGAGAGTCCATCATGCTACTCAGGCGAATTGATGAGAATTGGCTTGAGGGGAAGCTGGACAGCAAAGTGGGCATCTTCCCGGCCAACTACGTCAAGATAGAGCTAGGGAGTCCATCAG TATCGCATGAGAGTGATTTGGCACGATCAGGGAAGCCGTATGCGATTGCTAGGTTTCCCTTTGCCGGTGATCGTCCTGGCGACCTGTCGTTCGGACAAGGTGACCTTGTGGAgttggtggaggtggtggggAGTGGGTGGTTGAGGGGGCGGATACGTGACACGGAGGGAATATTCCCGG GGTCATTTGTGAAGGTGATTAAGGAGACGGAAGAGGACCACCCTCTCGTTAATGGAGTCAACGGGGTCGACGGTCCAATGGAGGTTACTAAgcaaccacacccactgttgCGTACAACTGTATCAGCACCCTCCGTCCAATCAGAAGTTAGCCCACTCTACGAGGAGGTGGGGGACTtgcaccccaccccctcacgcTCTGCACCAGCCCCACCCAACTCACTACCAGCACAGAAACAAGACAAG TACATGACATTGCCTAAACCCAAACCAAGGAAGGCTCTCACTAGACACGTCTCCATGTCAGATAACAACCAGAAGCTCAGGAATCTGGAGTCAGATCTGCAG attgaGCACAAGCTGCTGGAGAGTGCTCAGAACCTCCTCCGCATCAACCACTCACAACTCAAGATGGAGAAACTAGAAATAACGGTCGTCACACACCAGAACAACATCGACACACTTACCTCAAAAATCAATGCCATCAGAC TAGAACGTGAGAGTGTCCCTCAGTGTTCCCCTGTTGTTCCCCCGCCACTCCCCCCTCCACGACCTGCCCCACCCACCTCTGCACAGCAGCAgcagaggtcaaaggttatCAACGAGCTGGTACACACGGAGCGAGACTTCCACCATCAAGTTCAACTTTGCGTGGATAAAGTGATACCCTCCCTGCAAATG GTGTCTGAGATCAACAGTGAGCTGCTGTTTGGCAACTTGGATGAGGTGGCCTCGTTATCAAAGGACCTCCTCTCAGCTCTGGAGGAGGGGAAACCACTGGTGGGCGGAGTCTTTGTGACCTTTGCACCCCGACTACGAGATACCTATGGAATGTACTGTCGTAATCACGATGTAGCAGCTTCTATTCTGGAGAAG tacatgGAAAGCCCTGTCCTCGCTGACAAGATAAGACACTGTATGGACGAGCTAAG ggACCAGATCCAGGCGTGGGATCTCCAGTCGTTCCTGATCAAGCCAGTCCAGAGGATACTCAAATATCCTCTCCTGGTGGACAAGTTGGTTGAGTCCACGGAGGAGAAGCACGCTGACAGAAAGGCCATACAGAATGCTCGTGATGTCATCGTCAAGATGGCTCAGGACATCAACGAGATTAAGAGGAGGAAAGATATCG TTGAGCGTTACACTGGCCCCAAGGACGAGAGAAGAGGAACACTCTCAAAACACTCTATCCAGAAAAAAGTACGGAGAATGCAGCAAGCCTTCACACAGCTCACTGGactgaggtcaaag ACCATCGATACAAAGTTTGACGAGATTGAGAGTAAAGTGTTGTCATTGGAGACAGAGCTGAGAACAGTACTCAAAGATATTAGTACATGGATCGAGGAGTTACAG CATATCTGTGATAGTCGAGAATGCTCTAAAGATGGGATGACACTTTACAATAGTGACGTGTCGAGTCTAACCAATTATGAGACCATTCTGACCGAGCTACGGCAGGCCCTCAAGTCACAT TCGCAGTATGTCAAGGATTTTGTGATGGCTCCGCTGGACAGTCTCCTGTCTCTCTTCCCAGACCCCCTTCACTTGATACACAAACGCAAGGACAAGCTATTGGActatgaccacacccagtacgCGTACGAGCACGCTGAAGAGCCAGACAAAATAAAACAACTCAGAGAGCAATCGCTCCTAGCAAAGAGAAATTACGAAGCACTGAACCAACAGCTTTTGGAGGAGCTGCCAAACTTTTTGGACATTTCGGTTAACATGTTACAACATCAGCTGACAGTATTGGTACAAGCACAATACCTGTTTCATACGGACGTCTCGAAGCTTCTCTATCCGTTTTGTGAGGTGATTGAAGGCAGTACAGAGATCCACACCAAACATGCCACTGAGATAGCCTATATATCTCATAAGCTCACACAATTGTCGCTAGTCCCTGCATCATTAGCGATGAACTTTACCACCAAAACAAATGTTCCAAAGAGGTCATCCGAGGGTTCACTGAGCGAGGGGTCGTCCCCAATGTCCCCCCTGGACCACCCCCTGATGGTCAGCTCCCCCCCTTCTGAGGGAGTGTTCTCCCTGGAGGAGAATCTGGCAGAGGAGGGCGAGGAGGACGAG GACCTCCCTGAGGGCTCTGAGTTGGAGGTCCTCTACGACTTTGATGCTCAAGATTCTGCCGAGCTCAGTTTGACGCGTGGAGAGGTGGTGGTCCTGCGTTGCCCTCACGACCGTATCGGGTGTGAGGAGTGGTGGTTGGTGGAGAGTGGGGTGGGGCACAGAGGTTACGTACCTGCAACATACCTCGAAAAACGAACACCAAATATTATATAA
- the LOC135333461 gene encoding ephrin type-A receptor 4-A-like — MSFRFTQCVTPCVNSYATLYRYDVNAPVSADQRVAPSNYQLLGGIADSRLNQATSPTSNANSVWSISRPATNGFYLAFRDEGNCGNINRVYVYYHRSPGYTGTLVTCPSVPFPIQGSTSTTRGTCCCGLNVENKSTLDRICSADGSCVDPATDVCGCSPGFEFINGVCQACPAGMFQPDISITSSCVACPANSAALLPASGVCDCTGATVRNPAMPSNPCAEPPSSPLLTVGPVVDGTVVTVCWGSALNTGGLDDLHYNVYVHQVGMDGAMYNKVNDNPITGSGELCYEISELNPSSSYAVVVTSANGATGDPPTLDQQLSSVQGQFVAYFVDTGEPEPY; from the exons ATGTCATTCCGGTTTACTCAATGCGTCACGCCCTGTGTCAACAGCTACGCCACTCTGTACCGATATGACGTGAACGCCCCCGTATCAGCTGACCAGAGAGTGGCTCCCTCTAATTACCAACTACTGGGTGGAATTGCAGATTCCAGACTCAATCAAGCAACCAGTCCTACCTCTAATGCGAATTCAGTATGGTCTATTTCAAGGCCGGCTACAAACGGATTTTACCTTGCATTCAGGGACGAGGGTAACTGTGGCAATATCAACAGAGTGTATGTGTACTACCATCGATCGCCTGGCTACACTGGGACGTTGGTCACCTGCCCCTCCGTGCCCTTCCCAATCCAAGGCTCCACCAGCACCACTCGAGGCACATGTTGCTGTGGACTGAATGTTGAGAATAAGAGCACTCTTGACAGAATATGCTCTGCTGATGGTAGTTGTGTGGACCCAGCCACTGACGTGTGTGGGTGCTCTCCTGGCTTTGAGTTTATTAATGGCGTCTGTCAAG CTTGCCCTGCTGGTATGTTCCAGCCTGACATCTCCATCACCTCCTCGTGTGTGGCCTGTCCTGCTAACAGTGCAGCCTTGCTACCAGCCAGCGGTGTCTGCGACTGCACTGGAGCTACTGTACGCAACCCAGCCATGCCAAGTAATCCTTGTGCCG agcccccctcctcccccctGCTGACTGTGGGGCCGGTGGTTGACGGCACTGTTGTCACTGTATGCTGGGGGTCTGCCCTCAACACTGGGGGTCTGGACGACCTTCACTACAACGTGTACGTGCATCAAGTTGGAATGGATGGAGCAATGTACAACAAAGTCAATGACAACCCTATCACAGGATCTGGGGAACTATGTTATGAGATTTCCGAACTCAATCCGTCGTCTAGTTACGCTGTCGTGGTGACATCAGCCAATGGGGCGACAGGGGACCCGCCCACGTTGGATCAGCAGCTCTCCTCCGTACAGGGACAGTTTGTGGCATACTTTGTGGACACGGGAGAACcag agccctACTGA
- the LOC135333466 gene encoding valacyclovir hydrolase-like, translating to MEDITRGKLTVNGVQLHYAHRGDGPHTLLCISGSLVSAEFTYKPQFEYFGRKGSGFKIVTFDLRGYGNSRPAERFNAATFYSADAEDAHALMQALGFESYSVLGWCHGGAVAMVLAVMFPKEVEKLILIGSKSFFSQEDLDNFEKTRLVSTWPPHLKEIMAQFYSDELFQELWTKLLDIFAEIRTKYDGNICREKLSQIGCPTLILHGARDPMVSPSHAQYLKDGIAGSRLVVMEEGKHWLHGKHSKEVNALVETFVL from the coding sequence ATGGAGGACATCACAAGAGGCAAGCTCACTGTGAATGGTGTGCAGCTCCACTATGCACACAGGGGGGACGGCCCCCACACACTGCTCTGTATCTCAGGGTCCCTGGTCTCGGCAGAATTCACGTACAAACCACAATTCGAGTACTTCGGAAGGAAAGGAAGTGGATTCAAAATTGTAACGTTTGATCTACGAGGATATGGAAACTCGCGACCTGCAGAGAGGTTCAATGCAGCCACTTTCTACAGTGCTGATGCAGAGGATGCACACGCTCTCATGCAAGCTTTGGGCTTTGAGAGCTACTCTGTATTGGGCTGGTGTCATGGTGGGGCAGTGGCGATGGTGTTGGCTGTAATGTTTCCAAAAGAAGTGGAGAAACTAATCTTGATTGGGAGCAAGTCCTTTTTCTCTCAAGAGGACCTCGACAATTTCGAGAAGACACGACTTGTTTCTACATGGCCTCCACACCTTAAAGAAATCATGGCACAGTTTTATAGCGATGAACTATTCCAAGAATTATGGACAAAACTACTGGACATTTTTGCTGAGATTCGAACAAAATACGATGGTAATATTTGCAGGGAGAAGCTGAGCCAGATAGGCTGCCCCACGCTGATATTGCACGGTGCCAGGGATCCAATGGTGTCTCCCTCACATGCCCAGTACTTAAAGGATGGTATAGCAGGTAGTCGACTGGTAGTCATGGAGGAAGGAAAGCACTGGCTGCACGGAAAACACTCCAAGGAAGTCAACGCTTTAGTGGAGACGTTTGTGTTATAG